From Carettochelys insculpta isolate YL-2023 chromosome 22, ASM3395843v1, whole genome shotgun sequence, one genomic window encodes:
- the LOC142025288 gene encoding peptidoglycan-recognition protein SC2-like has product MQLLMQVVLLSAFCTMVLGLPALPHSEQPWAQFCCPLIQPILPPLLGTGCPPIVSRAQWGARPPRRQVRLTTPVPNVIIHHTAGNRCSSQASCSLQVKGIQNFHMDKRRYDDIAYNFLIGEDGRVYEGRGWTTRGGHTRNWNSKSLGFSFLGTFTNSLPNAAALNAAKHLIRCAVSRGFLSRTYRLKGHRNVGQTSCPGNALYQEIKKWPRFQA; this is encoded by the exons ATGCAGCTGCTGATGCAGGTTGTGTTGCTCTCTGCATTCTGCACCATGGTGCTTG gcctgccagccctgccccactcggagcagccctgggcccagTTCTGCTGCCCTTTAATCCAGCCCATCCTGCCTCCCCTGCTTGGCACAGGCTGCCCCCCCATCGTCTCACGAGCCCAGTGGGGGGCCCGGCCCCCAAGAAGACAGGTCCGGCTGACAACCCCAGTGCCCAATGTCATCATCCACCACACGGCTGGGAACCGCTGCAGCTCGCAGGCCTCCTGCAGCCTGCAGGTAAAGGGcatccagaacttccacatggaTAAGAGAAGATATGACGACATTGCCTACAA CTTCCTGATCGGCGAGGACGGCCGAGTCTACGAGGGCCGAGGCTGGACCACAAGGGGGGGGCATACCAGAAACTGGAACTCTAAGTCACTGGGATTCAGCTTCCTGGGCACCTTCACCA ACTCACTCCCCAACGCCGCCGCCCTGAACGCAGCCAAGCACCTCATCCGATGCGCCGTCTCCAGAGGCTTCCTGAGCCGCACATACAGGCTGAAGGGGCACCGCAACGTGGGCCAGACCAGCTGCCCCGGGAATGCCCTGTACCAGGAAATCAAGAAGTGGCCCCGCTTCCAGGCCTga